The Bubalus bubalis isolate 160015118507 breed Murrah chromosome 2, NDDB_SH_1, whole genome shotgun sequence genome includes the window ggaaaagacagaaatCAGATTTCAAAGACTGGAGAAATATTTGCTCTTTTTGTGCCACTTGCAGTTGGCTGTTTATACTCTAGGGGATGTAATCAACATCACTTTGTTTTATGAAGAAAGTGGTCCCAAAATAAACTGAACTGTAAGGGGTGCGGAGAAGAGGGTCAAGGTCCGGAATTGCTGTTTTGTGGTGTCTGTGTGCCCCCTCCCGGGGGAGCTGAGACATGCTCATCTCAGAAGGATGAAGTTCACTGGGTTCCTGGTTTAAGTTTTTCTCAGAACCATAGGGACTGGCCCTGTTGTGTAGGGAGGATGGCAGATGGTACCAGAGAATGAAACTAATCCATGGACCCTGGAGGGGCAGGAACAGATCTTTGAGGGACACTCAGGACAAAAGTAGACTGCTGGATTGGGGCCCAGATACTGCCCCTGTCTGGGCTGCAGCTCCCACATTCAGGAACCAGACCAGGTGGGTGAGGACATGTTCTCCTGCCAAGCTAATTGCTTCCTGCCTCAGGGAGGAGTATAGCTTTGTACCTATAGCAGCTTCTGCCCAGACTACCTGTCAGAACCACCCTGCAGTTCAGGCTCAAGGAGCGTGGTCATGGGAAGGTGGGGTTTCTGGGCACCCCTCAGGGATTGCCCCTCTCCCCAGAAGTCCATGATGAAGGCCCACATGCTTATAGGTGCAGTGGTCATGGTGGGCTTCACAGTGGGAAAGGGTaagtggggcaggggcagggaaggaggggtggCTGAGTACAGGGAGAGGGCGGCGGTGGGTGAGCGGGATGTTGCAGGGTAGGGAACTTGGAGTGGGCCAACACCACCATCCGTGTCTTCTGCTTCCCCAGCTCCTGTTTCTGAAGTCCGGACCTGCCACCTCTGCCTCTTGGAAAATCCTGCTGTCGGATGCATTTCAGGCTCAGAGAAGTGCACTATCAGCAGCTCATCCCCATGCATGGTGATCAGCATCAATCATGGTGAGTTGAGTCAGGCAGGGAAAGGACCACTGGCTGGACAGCCCATGGCATTGTCTTCTCTTGTAAATGAGGGCTGCTTGGGGCCTGAGGTCTAAGGAGATGGAGGTTTCTGGTAGgggaggggtctggggttctGGGGAGCCAATTAAGCTAATTTCTTCTGGCCTCTTCTGCAGGAGTCTGGAAAGGATATTGGGTCTAGGTGAGGGATGGGCAGGTCTGTGGAAGGGGTACCAGGTTTGGTGAGTATGGGAGGCAGCAAGGGTTATTAGTTGTCCCTTCTTCTCCAGAGAACAAAGCTCGCTTCTTAATCCGAGGCTGTGGACAACACAATTCCTACCGCTGCCAAGAAAAGCTCCCCACCTACATCTCAGAGTACTGGTACTCGGCCCAGTGCTGCCAGTACGACTACTGCAACTCCTGGTACAGTCCCCAGCTCCAGAGTGCCTCGCCTGAGCCCCTTGACAGGTCCCTGGCTCTGCCCCTGTCTCAGTCCCAGATCCTGTGGTTCTACCAAACCCTGAACCTGTCACTGTCCCTGCCCAGCTTCCCTGCTGGGAGGGAGCCTTCTGAAGGCCTGGACCCCCTGGCTGGCCCACCCGTGAATCTGAGTTTGTCCATTGCTGACCTGCGCAGCATATACTTGTTTCTCAACAGTTCTGGGCTTTTGACTCTTCCCTGGGCTGGTCCCTGACATCTTTCCCTTCGCAGATAGATTTCTCTCTGATCTAGCATCTCACTCCTGACACCCCAGCATCATGCATTGTCTTCTCAGAACACTCATACTCTGGGGTCTGTAAGTTCTCAGTCttcctttcctttgcctttcctttgTCCTTCCAGTGTCTATATGGTTTTGGTCTAGTCTCCTTCCCCAAAAAAGCAGTTGGCACTGTACCCAGAGCCCGTCGACCAcctagaaaataatttcaaatgcgGATTCTGCCTAGGCTGACCTGGGAAAGGCACAGTGGTTTTCTCAACACTGTCTTGTTAACTGAGTGTCCCatcacccccaccctgccccccatcTTCCTGATCTCTCTCAATCTGGCTGTTTCCACTCTCTGATACCTAGCTCTGAAAGCTTGTGCCAGACTGAACTTGCATCAGAACGGGTGAGAGCTGGACTTCGTGCAGGTTTCCTGGCTGAGCACTGTGGCGCCCCTCCTTCACTGTCTACCACTCGTGCTCCTGCCTGGTCTGCTGCCTGCTCTCATCTCTTTTCCCAGTCTCTGGCTTCCTCAGCTCCACTTCACATCCCTGAGCCATGACACCCACTTGCACAGATTCCCAGGGAGAGGAGGGGGTCTGTCCTTTGTTCTGCACTCCCCAGTCCTCCTCCACAATAAACAAACTGGCCAGAGTCTGTGTCGCATTTTTGATGGGGGCAGGGTCAGGTGTGGGCAGGTGTAGAGAAGTTAAAGGTAACTGGGCATGGGGTTCAAACAGCGTTGCAGAGCCCTGCCCACTTCACTTGGCCTTGTGGCTTCCTCAATGGCCTGCCTCAAACAGcccacatcatcccaccctctgctcGGCTGGAGATCAAAGTATGAGGATTATGAATCTTGCCAGCCTTAAAACATACCCTCCAAAATCTAGGAAGTTCATAGATGATGTGGGGTTTTTCcacaagaggaaggaaaaaaccaTGAAAACACCAGAGCAAACACAACAGGTCTGTGTCTCAGAGTCACCTGGAGCGGAGGCGCCTGCGCTCTTTCCAGGGTCCTGGCAGCCAGGGCCGGCTGTGTAGGAAGTCTAGGTGAAGGGGGTGGGAGAGTACAGAATACACAGGTAGGGCTGCAGAGGCAGGCCCTTTGATTGTAATTTGAAGAATGGCAAGCATGCAGAAAGCAGTAATGAGTTTTCATAACTCAAACCTTCCCCATGCATTCAGTACACACTGGACACACCGCTCTGAGCCAGGCCTATTATTAAGAAGCACCAGGACAAGCAGATGAGTGCAGCCAGGTATCCACCCCTCTGAATCTGGTGACCCAGTACCAGGATTATGAAACTCTTCTGAAAAGTAGTGCACCTCTGTGGCTAGGAGGCCCAACCCCAGCTCCTCTGTCACTTGGGTAAGTTGGTCTCGGCCTCACTGTGGTCACCTCTCAAGTAGAGATAGTGTCTCAGGATTGAGAGAATGTGTATCTGTGTGCACACAAATAGAAGTTATGGGCTCGAAAACAGATATGCCTTAGACAAAGCACACTGGTTTTGCCCTATTTAGTTTTAAATGATTTTGGCCATAGAGACGTTTGCACACTTTTAGATGGGTTTTCGTAAACTTACCCACCTGTGTTATACCCCTCGCCAAGTTAGCATAAAGGCCTTTATCAGCACCTAAAGCTGCCTTCGGGCCCCCTCTTGGaccctcccctttccctgtcAGGAGTAGCCATTGTCCTGAATTTCATTGTGTTCTTGGTAAAAGTGACATCACACAGGATATACTCTTACCTATACAACATTTTGCACTTGGATTTCTGTGGCCTGTGTGCTGGTGGGAGAAACCAATACTTGTTTCTAGATCAGGAAGCAGTTGGAGGTAAAGAGGTACAAGCCACTATGTTCCTCTTTTGCCTGCATGTTATCCCCCATGATCTCTGACTTCAGTATAAGTCAAAGGCCCAGGTCTGTACAGCTCTAACAAGTCAAACTGGAAGGCAGCCTTAGAAGCTGAGAAGCCCAAGACCTGAAATTGAGGTGAGTTACCATGATCCTTGAAAAAGGAAATTAGCCTGGGATTAGAGAGGACACTAGGCCTTGCATCTCTCCACAGAACTCCTTCCCTACCCTCTCCTCCCTGGGACTGGTTCTTCATAGCTGCACTCCCACCAGCATACCCCCAGGGACCTCCTTGGCCAGTCTTCACCCAGCTCTGGGTCTGACAGCATTTCTGAGGACATCCACTACCCTTCCGGTTTTAGCCACAGGAGGGCTTCCAGTTCCTCTTGACCTGAGAGCTAAGTCAGACACAGCAGGGCAAAGCAGGAGCCGAGCTCCGCATGTTGGGGAGCCCATTACCTGCCCCCATGATGGAATAGTCTGGTAGTACCACATCCCTCAACCTCCATATCCACCAGAAGAGAGAGGCAAACCAAACAGTTTGTGCATCTATTTATTTTGGAGGAACAGCTGGGGACTTGGGGTGAGAGGACtgttggaaaagaaatgaagcagggcaaaggggtATCCTTGAGGTGGGAGCAGACAGGAGGAACAATGTCAGACTGAGGACTTGAAGGAAAACTGCAGAGAATTCTGCAGAGGGAGAGTGGGAAAGGGCAGAGTGGAAATTGAGGGGTGTTGAGGGGCATTAATCAAGAGGCAGATAGGGCTGGGGTCTAGTAACTGCTGCTGAGGGTGGCAGGGAGGGCTGCTCTGGAGAGGCCGGACAGTGTCCCGACTGTCCCCAGGTGGAAATCAGGAGGGCGGCTGGAAATTGGCAGGATTGTACTCCTGAAGTCTCTACAGAAGTTCTAAGGAACATATAAGCTTCTCTTCTGGGGGTTATTGCAGAAATTCTGGAAGCAGCATCGAGAGAATATCCAGAAGCCAAACACTGGAGAGGCACGGGTGTATGAGCAGTCACTCATCTGTTCCTTGCTGCGGCAGTCACTCACCATGGTCTCAAAACCACTGTCTGGGGACGGACAGCAGCAATCAGTGACGTGGAGGTCCCAGGCAAAGCCCCGAGCCCTCCCATGCCCTCATGCCACAGAGACTGACCATCTCTGACCCCCTACCCCTTCCTGGACCCCAGAAAGGCAGATCCTTGAAACGACAGGGTCAGGGAATGCCAGGGAGTCACCAGCCATGAACTCTGTGGAAGTTTCCCATGGAAGGTTGGTGGGAAAGAGCCATTCAAAACACagtgacagggacttccctggtggtccagtggccaagatcCTAATGGCCAAGTCCAGTGGCTGAGATCCTAATGCAGGGgccccagctttgatccctggtcagggaactagatcccgcatgctacaaCCGAAAGATCCCACTaagcaactaagatcccatgaagcaactaagacctggtgcatcttaaataaataaatgttttttaaaaaaattcctctgGGAGAGTAAAGAGGAAGACAGCAAAAGACCAAACTCTGGTGAACATGAACTGTTAAGGCTCCAGAAGAAAAAGGCAAGACTCAGTGAAGGAGGCTGAGAAGAAGCAGTGGAAGATGTAGCAGAAGAACGGTGCTGGCAGGAACTACTGCTGACAGACGGGGAGAAGGCAGCCCGAGGAAAGGCCAGCGGATCTGGGAACTCCAGGCCTGTGAGGCTGGGTGTTATAAGGAGGGTGAGCCAAGAAGGCAAGAGGAATGGAAGTAGCGATGTGGAGTAGCtctaaaggaaaggagagagagagggagtgatAGAACAGTATCTTAGAGCTGTGGGAACCAGTTGGGGTGCAGCTTAGAAGGCTGGTAGAGACTCAGTTCAGGAATGGACTGGACCCAAGATGAAAGGAAGAGGCAGCTTACTGTTCTTTATGAGCAGAGTCATGCAGCTGCTGCCCTTTGGGACAAGGCAGGTGTCAGATCCCAGAAGGCATCCCAACTCCTTGGTCTCAAAGAGGCATCGATAGCAGCTTAGGTATTCGTTGAAATATTTCTGTCTAATGGGTTCTTGATCATATATCTCAGACTGACCTGGAACACAGAGAAGCACTGACCCCAAACCCACTTAATTCCCAGACTGATCAACCCCACTGTTCCCTCCTACCTCCCTACTCAGAAAACCATAAAATCACCAATTCCTGAAAAATATCAGGCTTAATCTAAGATCAGAAGCTTTAGTTCTCATAAAAAATCTCCACTCTCTACTCTCATACCTTTTGAAATGAggaactcattcattcaacatgcaTTTGAGGGGCTAACATGCTTAGCACTTTACAAGCCTCTAAATTTAAAGGTTAGGCCAAGGCAGTTCATTCCAACTTTTAGCAGCCCTGTTAAGACAGTGCTTCCTCTGTGATTTGGTTTCACTGTCCCTCACCCAACCCGCAGAttctcttttgaatatgctttcttaaCCTGTAATGTTCAGAGTGTGAAAACCTCAGAGCGTATCATCACAGGACAGGAAGAATCTCTCCTTTCTGTAGCCAGGAGACTTCAAACAGCCCAGGGCCACATTCTTTGTTTGGTTGTCCTTTCACTGAACAGACTCATGAAACGTTGTCCACCAAAGCCCTCCCCAACTGCACCATATtcatctccctcctcctctggTCCCGGGCCCAGATCACATGTTACTGAGCCCCCAAAACCCACTTTCAGACCCAGTAGAGCACTTGATATGAAGCAGATGCTGAGCAAACACTTTGGATCTGGTTTCTGTGTAGATGGTGCTTTGCACCCAAGTGGAGTTATCAGGCTGAACTTAGCCTTGTTCTACGCTGTGTATCCTGAGGCTGTCATCTGGCACGTTCCCCCAACCCTTCCCATTCTGTATTGCCCTCAGATTAGAAGAGATTCCCCTTAGTATCTCCATTTAGGTTATTGCCGTTGAGTGAGACAGCCTTGGGGTAGTCACCAGCAATCTTCCTCAGAGTGAATATCAGTCTGTTATCAGTCCCCATTATCCCACCACACCCACCCATCCCATCTTTCCTCCTGCCTGGTTTTACCTGAATGTTCTTGGTACATGTATTCAGATACTTGGTATCAGGGTTTCTGTATCCGGCAGGTTAGGAAACCCTTCTGACCCCATTGAACCACTTACCAAACACCAAGCTCATCGTGACCAGCACTATTAAGAGGACTATGTACAGGGTTTGATTCTGGTTACCTGCATGGCCTTCCATAACATACATGACTGCCCACCAGCCTCCACTTTGGCCTTATATTGGCTGAAGAGAAGTGGGCAAAGAGGAAGGGGGGAGGCAACATTCTTTTGGAGTGGAGAATCAATGCTAGAATCTACAGCCAAGGGACAGAGTGTCCTCACCCACGGCCCTAACATCCTGGTTTGGAAACAAGGATGGGGgcaatgggggaaggagaggggaaccTTCTTTCATATTAATTCAACAGGCATTCATTAGATCACTGCATCAGGTATTGGGGATACAATACTGCACAAAGTCCCTACCCTCACAGAGCACAATCTAGAGTGAGAGACCAGTCAACAATGAGGGGGTAAGGGGAAGAGTGTTTCTGGGGGCACTTGGGCAGTGCAAACCACTGACAAAGAGATTTCAGCAGAAGAGTACAAGATCAGATTTCTGTTTGTACAAGATTTCTGAGGTGGGGAAACCAGTTAGGAAGCTATTCCTGAGTTCAGTCACAAGATGGCGGTCTGGTCTAGCAAAAGAGAGGGAAGCCGACAAGTTAATGAGCAGCATTTAGAAGGAAGACTAGACAGATTTGGACTTAAGACTGTGAGGTAAGGAAGAGACTTGCAAAAGGGGATG containing:
- the LY6G5C gene encoding lymphocyte antigen 6 complex locus protein G5c, whose amino-acid sequence is MSLVFGQSEIYDQEPIRQKYFNEYLSCYRCLFETKELGCLLGSDTCLVPKGSSCMTLLIKNNSGFETMVSDCRSKEQMSDCSYTRASPVFGFWIFSRCCFQNFCNNPQKRSLYVP
- the LY6G5B gene encoding lymphocyte antigen 6 complex locus protein G5b; the encoded protein is MGRWGFWAPLRDCPSPQKSMMKAHMLIGAVVMVGFTVGKAPVSEVRTCHLCLLENPAVGCISGSEKCTISSSSPCMVISINHENKARFLIRGCGQHNSYRCQEKLPTYISEYWYSAQCCQYDYCNSWYSPQLQSASPEPLDRSLALPLSQSQILWFYQTLNLSLSLPSFPAGREPSEGLDPLAGPPVNLSLSIADLRSIYLFLNSSGLLTLPWAGP